TTATTAGacagttataaatataattataacgaTTATTGTTGTAGTATTAAACaattgcagcaacaacagcagcagcatcaacagtaataataataataataataataataataataatactgccgTAATTATTAGAACAGTTGGCTACAGCAACAAGTTCTACATTGAAAAGTTGAAAACCCTAAAACAATTCTAAAAGTTATTTCTTGGCAGTGTATTGTAGCAGACATTGGGGGAAGGGCAGAGTGAGGAGACTCTGGGGAGATTGAAAGAGGGACAGAAATAGTGAGAGTCAGACAGAAAGTAAGAATAGAAAGGCAGTCAGTTTAAATAGTGTTAGagtcagagagatagagagatggttGGATGGCTGGAAAGGGAAATTATAAGAAAGGCAAAAAACTCGACCTCCTAAAGAGATCGTATGTCTGAGCTAGAGACGACAAGGAATCGCTTGCCACAGTGGAAGTGCTCAAGTCTAACAACgggaacaactacaacaacaataacaacaacaacattatctctatcagtagtagtagcagcaacagcagcatcaacgaCGGTAGCAGCAAGAGTAAGCATGACCATTCCTTCTACTGCTACCACTGCCATCCTAACATCTATAGCACCCACTAGCTCTACCCACTGTGTCGTACCAATAACAGCTACGACAACCACAATAGGCAGAGGTGTCACTATAAACGTCACACTTTTCCCGGATAGAGTTTCTCCAAGAAAAGCTGACAAAGACGATGATAATTTTGAGAGAGATGGCACTGGCGACCAGAAAGCCGGCTTGCTGTCTTACAGTGATTCTCAGACTTACAGTCCCGTAACTGCAACTACAACGTATTTTCGTTATGGCTTCTTCTTTGCAAAGTCGGCGGCTATTGCTAGAAGGGATGGACTTCGGCCGTTAACAGATTTCTTGTTCTGGGCCTTACTGTTAGTTATATTGGATATCCCTAAATGTGGACCTGTAGTCACGTGGGCGCGACCACTGCACCCGCCACCACCCGTTGACGGAATGCTGCAGAAAAGGACAGGTTTGTATACTATCTACAAGTGTGTATTTTAGCGACCCCTTgcttcctttttttatatattgcttcCTCCCGTTTCTTACagctttttattttatacactttCATTACAACTGTAGTTTCTGTCTGCTGGCATCTCAGtcaatatctctttctctcaccctttggGGTTCCTTCATTGCCAGTTTCCTTTATCTCTCgcagatatttttctttcctttccatcTTTCTCTTGGAAATCTGAACGAAAATATTTCGGATTCATTCGCTATTTTAATTtacaaaccata
This DNA window, taken from Octopus bimaculoides isolate UCB-OBI-ISO-001 chromosome 9, ASM119413v2, whole genome shotgun sequence, encodes the following:
- the LOC128248754 gene encoding A disintegrin and metalloproteinase with thrombospondin motifs 2-like produces the protein MSELETTRNRLPQWKCSSLTTGTTTTTITTTTLSLSVVVAATAASTTVAARVSMTIPSTATTAILTSIAPTSSTHCVVPITATTTTIGRGVTINVTLFPDRVSPRKADKDDDNFERDGTGDQKAGLLSYSDSQTYSPVTATTTYFRYGFFFAKSAAIARRDGLRPLTDFLFWALLLVILDIPKCGPVVTWARPLHPPPPVDGMLQKRTEQLIGQLSHYELVIPTLVNRKGEFLSYNLEISGDEHEPSTTNRKKRQIFQGPGSGHFWSNYYIHDRVFYKLSAYGNDFHFNLTLNKKLVSSNFVVEYWDKYGVKKQHFDVHRCHFEGFSYQPYKSEAALSNCHGLQGVFTTAEDNYFVEPLWNHTNDVEREGYPHIVYKKSALKLPGGAAHCGVKGRVLKLSSLLSTAIIKHM